Proteins encoded by one window of Taeniopygia guttata chromosome 1A, bTaeGut7.mat, whole genome shotgun sequence:
- the YARS2 gene encoding tyrosine--tRNA ligase, mitochondrial produces the protein MAAPALCRRCGRAAGPWGLRRAPLPPPPPPRRRAHEQARRARGAAGLLAAQCERGLFQEVFPAQSAEEQLPALLQPGRPPLAAYCGFDPTADSLHVGHLLPVMALLHFQRAGHDVIAVVGGATARLGDPSGRERAREALPAGRVRAQARALRAGLERLFGNHRELFWEPGAGRLGRATLLDNARWLGREPLLRFLGGAGGRLRMGTLLSRQSCQARLHSAEGMSLAEFLYPALQAYDFLHLHRHHGCRIQLGGHDQMGNIMSGYELVTKMTGADVFGITVPLITSTSGDKLGKTAGNAVWLNRDKTSPFELYQFFVRQQDNVVEKYLKLFTFLPLAEIAHIMEMHAKEPEKWGPQKRLAAEVTKLVHGREGLESAKRCTKALYYSSVEALEEMSDQELQELFRQATSAELMLEPGMTVLDLCRKANAIPDGPSGYRKITDGGVSINGNRVTNPETVLILGQHILKNGVSLLRVGKKNYYIIKWLQL, from the exons ATGGCGGCGCCCGCGCTGTGCCGGCGctgcgggcgggcggcggggccgtgggGCCTGCGccgggccccgctcccgccgccgccgccgccccgccgccgggcCCACGAGCaggcgcggcgggcgcggggcgcggcAGGGCTGCTGGCGGCGCAGTGCGAGCGCGGGCTGTTCCAGGAGGTGTTCCCGGCGCAGAGCGCGGAGGAGCAGCTGCCGGCGCTGCTGCAGCCGGGCCGGCCGCCGCTGGCCGCCTACTGCGGCTTCGACCCCACGGCGGACTCGCTGCACGTGGGGCACCTGCTGCCCGTCATGGCGCTGCTGCACTTCCAGCGCGCGGGCCACGACGTCATCGCCGTGGTGGGCGGGGCCACGGCGCGGCTGGGGGACCCCAGCGGGCGGGAGCGCGCGCGGGAGGCGCTGCCGGCGGGGCGGGTGCGCGCACAGGCGCGGGCGCTGCGCGCGGGGCTGGAGCGGCTGTTCGGGAACCACCGGGAGCTGTTCTGGGAGCCGGGAGCCGGCAGGCTCGGCCGCGCCACCCTGCTGGACAACGCCCGCTGGCTCGGCCGGGAGCCGCTGCTCCGCTTCCTGGGCGGCGCCGGCGGCCGCCTCCGCATGGGCACGCTGCTGAGCCGGCAGAGCTGCCAGGCGCGGCTGCACAGCGCCGAGGGCATGAGCCTGGCCGAATTCCTGTATCCCGCGCTGCAGGCGTACGACTTCCTGCACCTCCACCGGCACCACGGCTGCCGCATCCAGCTGGGCGGCCACGACCAGATGGGAAACATCATGTCCGGATACGAGCTCGTCACCAA GATGACAGGAGCAGATGTGTTTGGAATTACTGTACCTCTTATTACCAGTACTTCTGGCGATAAACTGGGAAAGACTGCTGGAAATGCAGTTTGGCTCAACAGGGATAAGACCTCTCCATTTGAGCTGTATCAGTTTTTTGTCAGACAGCAAGATAACGTAGTTGAAAA ATACTTGAAACTATTCACCTTCCTCCCTCTTGCGGAGATTGCCCACATCATGGAAATGCATGCTAAAGAACCTGAGAAATGGGGACCTCAGAAACGACTGGCTGCAGAAGTAACTAAGCTTGTCCATGGTAGAGAGGGGCTGGAATCTGCTAAGAG ATGCACTAAGGCCCTTTATTACAGCAGTGTGGAGGCACTGGAAGAAATGTCTGACCAAGAGCTACAGGAACTTTTCAGACAAGCTACTTCTGCTGAACTGATGCTTGAACCTGGGATGACTGTTCTTGACTTGTGTCGCAAAGCAAATGCCATTCCAGATGGACCTAGTGG gtaCCGGAAAATTACAGATGGAGGAGTTTCAATAAATGGGAATCGTGTAACTAATCCTGAGACTGTTCTTATTCTGGGACAGCATATTCTGAAGAATGGAGTATCATTACTTAGGGTTGGCAAGAAAAATTACTACATTATAAAATGGCTGCAGTTGTGA